The Amphiura filiformis chromosome 12, Afil_fr2py, whole genome shotgun sequence genome includes a region encoding these proteins:
- the LOC140166799 gene encoding lactadherin-like, with protein sequence MPIGMSTNTIQDHQLSSSTVFDANHQAHFARLLNPSFWRPSEDDAAPWLQVSFEQRMVVSGLVLDGDWSIEYGWIWIEQFYLLYSGDGVTWKPYVYSTDDDQCGNLECKVETKNNLDVTVFTNQHACRRVVVLYHHIKASFLRIYPVKTDESTMGIIGLRLEILGCLDNDCDYSIGPSAMTLTTSSNLDEIHTQSSTPLRIIPDIGVLGRGWIPDDTDTSPWIQMELQEHYSIRAVILQGCGHEDSWVTQFCVSYKKAEENRMTFYDGSSLENCKLLYGNADNGSLVRIWLEEFETDVIRIYPIDWQNRPCLRISLIGCTSGVKRCEMDHLAGCDFTRVCTYHSGRIASVGFPEPYAQRSACAWSISTHPGTYISLTFLQFDIPSLGDCDSSSLTLYNGNAESSGTEIAVYCNQLVPPEEVFSDFNNLFLKFLSGAEETGIGFLAEYEQRRRDEVPLIPTVPGKLLSTMSCVLISSIV encoded by the exons ATGCCCATTGGAATGAGCACAAACACTATTCAAGACCATCAACTATCGTCATCAACCGTATTCGATGCCAACCACCAGGCTCATTTTGCTCGTTTGCTCAACCCAAGTTTCTGGCGACCCAGTGAGGATGATGCAGCGCCTTGGTTACAGGTATCTTTCGAACAACGCATGGTTGTATCTGGATTGGTTTTGGATGGTGATTGGAGTATCGAGTATGGGTGGATATGGATTGAACAGTTTTATTTGTTGTACAGTGGTGACGGAGTAACATGGAAACCCTATGTCTATTCAACTGACGATGATCAG TGCGGAAATCTTGAATGTAAAGTGGAAACGAAGAACAACTTGGACGTTACTGTGTTTACAAACCAGCATGCATGCCGACGAGTTGTTGTTTTGTATCACCATATAAAGGCATCTTTCTTGCGGATTTATCCCGTGAAAACAGACGAAAGTACAATGGGAATTATTGGTTTGCGTCTGGAAATACTAGGTTGCTTAGACAATG ATTGTGATTATTCTATCGGGCCATCAGCAATGACCTTGACAACTTCAAGCAACTTGGATGAAATTCACACGCAAAGTTCTACCCCATTGCGAATCATACCAGATATTGGGGTTCTTGGGCGTGGTTGGATACCAGATGACACCGATACCAGTCCATGGATTCAGATGGAATTACAGGAACATTATAGTATAAGAGCTGTTATATTGCAAGGatgtggtcatgaggattcctGGGTTACACAATTTTGTGTGTCATATAAGAAAGCTGAAGAAAATAGGATGACTTTTTATGATGGATCATCATTGGAAAATTGCAAA CTATTATATGGGAATGCAGACAACGGCAGTCTTGTGCGGATTTGGTTGGAAGAGTTTGAAACCGATGTTATTAGAATATATCCTATTGATTGGCAAAATAGGCCTTGCCTGCGAATAAGCCTTATTGGATGTACTTCAG GTGTGAAACGATGCGAAATGGATCACCTGGCTGGCTGCGACTTCACACGAGTATGCACCTATCACAGTGGTCGCATTGCATCGGTTGGATTCCCAGAACCGTACGCGCAAAGAAGTGCTTGTGCCTGGTCTATATCAACACATCCGGGAACTTATATCTCATTGACTTTCCTTCAATTTGATATCCCATCCTTGGGAGATTGTGATTCGAGTTCACTTACACTTTACAATGGTAACGCGGAAAGTAGCGGGACAGAGATTGCCGTGTATTGTAATCAGCTAGTACCTCCAGAAGAAGTTTTCAGTGATTTCAACAACTTGTTTTTGAAGTTTCTTTCTGGAGCTGAAGAGACAGGAATAGGGTTCCTCGCTGAATACGAACAAAGACGGCGCGATGAAGTACCTCTGATACCAACTGTTCCAGGAAAGTTACTGAGTACAATGTCTTGTGTATTAATTTCTAGCATTGTTTAA
- the LOC140165371 gene encoding G-protein coupled receptor GRL101-like, which translates to MEQGTYSMFRHLNALQILHSDKYLFCCLVRDLEDITECLPEADQFSSCEDLIRVPVLRVFIWILGVSALLGNAYVVYRRLRPTSTSRRDITRVQDIMVGHLAVADSLMGVYMLVIASADVHYRDRYAFYAEQWQTSFVCKLAGFLSVLSSEASVFFMTVISVDRCFGMIFPFTDFKLRPKSAKVAAVLVWIAVAIISLLPVTIDSYFGDAFYGRSTVCLALPLTAERPPGWEYSVAIFIGVNLAAFITMLVCYSAMYYVATTSSIHVGRHSESRMREIQLAMRMAFLVFSDMCCWMPIIVIGILSLTDTVTVPGITYAWTAVFILPLNSSLNPYLYTLLSREIKRRKSNASMKSKRNDSLSLSGDGKSNGGYIPECINLTKEEKFNNRLLKISKEMAKHNILITSPVNCVRDFTSLSKLKAQHPLSKVEFESISRDLQTSLEFLRQEKISCDYLTDDLVVVQEDNEKKINAYLIITNMTDASNDASRKPDLSRLSQLHDDQEKINLLLKH; encoded by the exons ATGGAGCAAGGAACCTACAGCATgttccgacatttaaacgctctTCAAATTCT ACATTCCGATAAGTACCTGTTTTGCTGTTTAGTACGCGACTTGGAGGATATTACTGAATGCTTACCAGAAGCTGACCAATTCTCATCTTGCGAAGACCTTATACGCGTTCCCGTTCTTCGTGTGTTCATATGGATACTCGGTGTTAGTGCACTGCTTGGAAATGCCTACGTTGTCTACAGAAGGCTACGACCAACGAGCACCAGTAGGAGGGATATCACTCGCGTACAAGATATAATGGTAGGACATCTGGCAGTTGCTGATAGCCTCATGGGTGTCTACATGCTGGTGATTGCGTCTGCAGATGTTCATTATCGAGACAGATACGCTTTCTATGCTGAACAATGGCAGACGAGTTTTGTTTGCAAATTGGCTGGCTTCTTGTCAGTTCTCTCCAGCGAGGCATCGGTGTTCTTCATGACAGTTATAAGCGTAGATCGCTGTTTTGGAATGATATTTCCATTCACTGATTTTAAACTCCGTCCAAAATCGGCAAAAGTAGCTGCTGTGCTTGTCTGGATTGCAGTTGCCATCATAAGCTTATTACCAGTTACAATAGACAGCTATTTCGGCGATGCGTTCTATGGGCGATCCACCGTTTGTCTGGCATTGCCACTGACGGCAGAACGTCCTCCAGGGTGGGAGTATTCAGTAGCAATATTCATTGGAGTAAATCTTGCTGCTTTTATCACCATGCTTGTCTGTTACTCAGCTATGTACTATGTAGCAACTACGTCATCTATCCATGTAGGGCGCCACAGTGAATCGAGAATGAGAGAAATACAACTCGCCATGCGTATGGCGTTTTTAGTTTTTTCAGATATGTGTTGCTGGATGCCGATCATTGTAATTGGTATTCTATCACTGACTGATACTGTCACTGTTCCTGGTATCACGTATGCGTGGACAGCAGTTTTCATTTTGCCGCTCAATTCGTCCCTTAATCCATATTTATACACGCTGCTGTCACGGGAAATCAAAAGGAGAAAATCAAATGCTTCGATGAAGAGTAAGAGAAATGATTCACTTTCATTATCTGGTGATGGGAAAAGTAATGGCGGTTATATTCCTGAATGTATTAACTTGACTAAGGAAGAAA AATTCAATAATCGGTTGCTGAAAATCAGTAAAGAAATGGCCAAGCATAACATACTGATAACCAGTCCGGTCAATTGCGTCAGGGATTTTACATCTTTATCCAAATTAAAAGCCCAACATCCTCTTTCTAAGGTGGAATTCGAATCAATTTCCCGTGATCTTCAAACGTCTTTAGAGTTTCTCCGTCAAGAGAAGATTTCATGCGATTACTTGACCGATGATCTTGTCGTTGTGCAAGAA GATAATGAGAAGAAGATAAATGCATACTTGATAATTACAAACATGACCGATGCTTCAAATGATGCGTCCAGGAAACCCGATCTATCACGTTTGAGCCAGCTACACGATGACCAAGAGAAGATCAATTTGTTGTTGAAACATTGA
- the LOC140166800 gene encoding uncharacterized protein translates to MEYIHSLLVESLGDSATPPFKAYIGLALQTDTWNHRWVDGRPLSYTDWIVPNKLQPREDRQPDGGHLESCVLIHLANFHSTDHWHDVPCVADNDANQYICMKHIQDSATVLETTFWNQTVRDTCPKNTVACKNGECIHRIHACLPSSGCQEQCNLPVEGTIASIHGHCRLGEFQCKRSAECVSVSFLCDYVIHCIDGSDEEGCYYPECKPDEYVCSNGQCIDGAKRCDLITDCITGSDEQRCDASNVGIQCYDGTWIPTHAYCDGQRDCAGKNWEDESLQCDMNELNFTCSAEEIECKNGACVENVHTCMYGRDPYGFPEGCRDATHLENCEEALCGDDTLKCPNSYCIPLAYQCDETWDCPNGEDEIHCDHFNRPGYYKCHDRDNFLSQHQMCDGTMDCPGGDDELFCGLSCPDRCICVGLFFSCVDTLWNAKMTLQIHEKAREMHLVKLKGVTVAGLDELSLERVLSMDLNSFHHLVVL, encoded by the exons ATGGAATATATTCACTCACTTCTTGTGGAAAGTCTTGGTGATTCTGCAACACCGCCATTCAAAGCATACATAG GTTTAGCATTGCAAACAGATACATGGAATCATAGATGGGTTGATGGCAGACCGTTGAGTTACACCGACTGGATTGTACCAAACAA ATTGCAACCACGGGAGGACAGACAACCAGACGGTGGTCATTTGGAATCCTGTGTTCTCATACATCTGGCTAATTTCCATTCTACGGATCATTGGCATGACGTTCCATGTGTAGCTGATAATGACGCCAATCAATATATCTGTATGAAGCATATTCAAG ACAGTGCGACAGTGTTGGAAACAACTTTTTGGAATCAAACAGTACGAG ATACATGTCCAAAGAATACCGTTGCGTGTAAGAATGGAGAATGCATTCACAGGATCCACGCATGCCTTCCCTCATCAGGATGTCAGGAACAATGTAACTTAC CAGTTGAAGGAACAATTGCATCCATCCATGGTCATTGCCGTTTGGGGGAATTCCAATGCAAGCGGAGTGCTGAATGCGTGTCTGTGTCATTCCTATGCGATTATGTGATACATTGTATTGATGGTTCGGATGAAGAAGGTTGCT ATTACCCAGAGTGTAAACCTGATGAATACGTATGCTCTAATGGGCAGTGTATAGATGGAGCAAAAAGATGTGATTTAATTACTGACTGTATCACGGGCTCTGATGAACAGCGGTGTG ACGCCTCTAATGTTGGTATTCAATGTTATGACGGAACATGGATACCTACGCATGCATACTGTGACGGGCAAAGAGACTGCGCAGGCAAGAATTGGGAGGATGAAAGTTTGCAATGTG ATATGAATGAATTGAATTTCACCTGTTCAGCAGAAGAAATAGAATGCAAAAATGGTGCATGCGTTGAGAATGTACACACATGTATGTATGGAAGAGATCCATATGGGTTTCCAGAAGGATGCCGTGATGCTACTCATCTTGAAAACTGTG AGGAAGCATTATGTGGAGATGACACCCTGAAATGTCCCAATTCCTACTGCATACCATTGGCGTACCAATGCGATGAAACATGGGATTGCCCGAATGGGGAAGATGAAATTCATTGCG ATCATTTCAATCGTCCTGGTTATTACAAATGTCATGATCGCGATAACTTTTTGTCACAACATCAAATGTGCGATGGCACCATGGATTGCCCAGGAGGAGATGACGAGTTATTTTGTG GATTGTCTTGTCCTGATAGATGCATATGTGTTGGTCTTTTCTTTTCGTGTGTGGACACACTATGGAATGCCAAAATGACATTGCAAATTCACGAAAAAGCACGAGAAAT GCACCTAGTCAAGCTTAAAGGAGTCACCGTCGCCGGCTTGGATGAACTATCACTTGAACGTGTTTTATCTATGGATTTAAATAGTTTTCACCACCTGGTTGTATTGTAA